In Stenotrophomonas sp. ASS1, the following proteins share a genomic window:
- a CDS encoding glycosyltransferase family 4 protein — protein sequence MQWLVMGALLGLALLSAALTWAARGYALRRQLFDQPGERRSHSVATPRGGGIAIVISLLVTAGVAMWAWPEARPSLLVASLGLALVAGIGWWDDHRPLPAMRRLMVHFIAAALLAALVKVHGGSWLLAVLVLLFTASLINIWNFMDGINGIAASQAIVVALGLAPLLPWPYSLVAVALGLACLGFLPFNFPRARIFMGDVGSGALGYAVAAVLALASVKTDIHWILLLVSASPFLVDAGFTLLARIISGQRWMEPHTQHVYQRAVQAGASHAQVTGMYFALGLFSITVLNVCSNLQPRWEAAVAFAWFIALSVLWLLLRNGLRHPKGNT from the coding sequence ATGCAGTGGCTCGTGATGGGCGCGCTGCTGGGCCTGGCCCTGCTGAGTGCGGCACTGACCTGGGCGGCGCGGGGTTACGCGCTGCGCCGGCAACTGTTTGACCAGCCGGGCGAGCGCCGCAGCCATAGCGTGGCGACACCCCGCGGCGGCGGCATCGCCATTGTCATCAGCCTGCTGGTGACCGCCGGTGTTGCCATGTGGGCCTGGCCCGAAGCGCGTCCGAGCCTGCTGGTCGCCAGCCTTGGCCTGGCGCTGGTGGCGGGTATCGGCTGGTGGGACGACCACCGGCCGCTGCCGGCCATGCGCCGCCTGATGGTGCACTTCATCGCCGCCGCGCTGCTGGCCGCGCTGGTCAAGGTCCACGGTGGCAGCTGGCTGCTGGCCGTACTGGTCCTGCTGTTCACCGCCTCGCTGATCAACATCTGGAATTTCATGGATGGGATCAACGGCATCGCGGCCAGCCAAGCCATCGTGGTCGCGCTGGGGCTGGCGCCGCTGCTGCCCTGGCCGTACTCGCTGGTGGCGGTCGCGTTGGGCCTGGCCTGCCTGGGCTTCCTGCCGTTCAACTTCCCGCGGGCCCGGATCTTCATGGGCGATGTCGGGAGTGGCGCGCTGGGCTACGCGGTGGCGGCAGTGCTGGCACTGGCCAGCGTCAAGACCGACATCCACTGGATCCTGCTGCTGGTGTCGGCATCGCCGTTCCTTGTGGACGCAGGCTTCACACTGCTGGCGCGCATCATTTCCGGACAACGCTGGATGGAACCCCATACCCAGCATGTCTACCAGCGCGCGGTGCAGGCAGGAGCCAGTCACGCCCAGGTAACAGGGATGTACTTTGCTTTGGGCCTGTTCAGTATTACAGTGCTTAATGTCTGCTCCAATTTGCAGCCGAGGTGGGAGGCTGCCGTGGCGTTCGCGTGGTTCATTGCGCTGAGCGTCCTCTGGCTCCTCCTGCGCAATGGATTGCGCCACCCAAAAGGAAATACCTGA
- the galU gene encoding UTP--glucose-1-phosphate uridylyltransferase GalU has translation MSKRIRKAVFPVAGLGTRFLPATKTVPKEMLPIIDRPLIQYAVDEAIEAGCDTLVFITNRYKHAVADYFDKAYELEQKLERAGKQEQLEMIRHVLPNGVRAIFVTQAEALGLGHAVLCAKAVIGDEPFAVLLPDDLIWSRGDGALKQMADLNEASGASVIAVEDVPHDKTASYGIVATDAFDGRKGRISQIVEKPKPEDAPSDLAVVGRYVLSPKIFELLEQTGSGAGGEIQLTDAIAQLLKTEEVDAYRFEGTRFDCGTHLGLVEATIRFALDNPKLAGPAREKLAAMLAE, from the coding sequence ATGAGCAAGCGAATTCGCAAGGCAGTTTTTCCAGTGGCAGGGCTCGGGACGCGCTTTTTGCCGGCAACCAAGACGGTTCCGAAGGAGATGCTGCCGATCATTGATCGACCGCTGATCCAGTACGCCGTGGATGAAGCGATCGAAGCGGGCTGCGACACGCTGGTGTTCATCACCAACCGCTACAAGCATGCGGTCGCTGACTATTTCGACAAAGCCTACGAGCTGGAGCAGAAGCTCGAGCGCGCCGGCAAGCAGGAGCAGCTGGAGATGATCCGCCATGTGCTGCCCAATGGCGTGCGCGCGATCTTCGTGACCCAGGCCGAAGCACTGGGCCTGGGCCATGCGGTGCTGTGCGCCAAGGCCGTGATAGGTGACGAGCCGTTCGCGGTGCTGCTGCCGGACGACCTGATCTGGAGCCGCGGCGACGGCGCACTGAAGCAGATGGCAGACCTCAACGAGGCCAGTGGTGCCAGCGTGATCGCCGTTGAAGACGTGCCGCACGACAAGACTGCCAGCTACGGCATCGTTGCCACTGATGCGTTCGACGGCCGCAAGGGTCGCATTTCGCAGATCGTGGAGAAGCCGAAGCCGGAGGACGCGCCGAGCGACCTGGCGGTGGTTGGCCGTTATGTGCTGAGCCCGAAGATTTTCGAGTTGCTGGAACAGACCGGCAGTGGTGCCGGTGGCGAGATCCAGCTGACCGACGCGATCGCGCAGCTGCTGAAGACCGAAGAGGTCGATGCCTACCGCTTCGAGGGCACCCGCTTCGACTGCGGCACGCACCTGGGGCTGGTGGAGGCGACGATCCGTTTCGCGTTGGACAACCCGAAGCTGGCCGGCCCGGCGCGGGAGAAGCTGGCGGCGATGCTGGCGGAATAA
- a CDS encoding nucleoside-diphosphate sugar epimerase/dehydratase, whose translation MASPWRDRILGLMPRSAIVCHDLFMVWACWQLLHAGRYSILANAPELPLWNVDTTLVLLLQGMVFWRVGLYRGLWRFASVSDLLNIFKASFIGMVAIVLVLMWKRFDGVPMSVLVIYPFALSALLGAPRLLYRAWKDYQALQSDSSARRVLILGAGQAAETLVRDLRRSGNFEPVGLLDDAPHLRGAKLQGLPILGTLDDAPTVVRETAAKLLVIAIPSLDAAGMQRIVAICESTGVPFRTVPKLSDILQGQSLPGQLKEVAIEDLLGRKPIMPDWNLIRGWLGGRTVMVTGAGGSIGSELCRQCARHGAGRIILLEISELLLLTIEGELRRSFPDVEIEAVLGDCGDPAVIRHALSLHPVDTAFHAAAYKHVPVLERQLREAVRNNILATENVARACLEARVEHFVFISTDKAVDPVNALGASKRYAEMICQSLDQKSTHTRFVTVRFGNVLASAGSVVPLFREQILRGGPVTVTDPEVSRYFMTIPEACQLILQAAASASHGAIYTLDMGEPVPIRVLAEQMIRLAGKQPYKDIPIIYTGLRPGEKLHETLFYSDEDYRSTAHPKILEAGVRTFSRDLVLGNVPRLRDAVAGYDTTSIQEILFATMPEFSPIEQDAYISSAKVVPFPAREANRHQ comes from the coding sequence ATGGCTTCACCCTGGCGGGACAGAATCCTCGGCCTGATGCCGCGTTCGGCCATCGTCTGCCACGACCTGTTCATGGTCTGGGCATGCTGGCAGCTGCTCCACGCGGGGCGGTATTCGATCCTGGCCAACGCCCCCGAGCTCCCTCTCTGGAACGTTGACACCACGCTGGTGCTGCTGCTGCAGGGCATGGTGTTCTGGCGCGTGGGCCTCTATCGGGGCCTGTGGCGGTTCGCCAGCGTCAGCGACCTGCTGAACATCTTCAAGGCCAGCTTCATCGGCATGGTCGCCATCGTGCTGGTGCTGATGTGGAAGCGCTTCGACGGCGTGCCCATGTCGGTGCTGGTGATCTATCCGTTCGCGCTGTCGGCGCTGCTGGGCGCGCCGCGCCTGCTGTACCGGGCCTGGAAGGACTATCAGGCACTGCAGTCGGACTCGTCCGCGCGCCGCGTGCTGATCCTGGGTGCCGGCCAGGCCGCCGAGACCCTGGTCCGTGACCTGCGCCGTTCCGGTAATTTCGAGCCGGTCGGCCTGCTGGACGATGCGCCGCACCTGCGCGGCGCCAAGCTGCAGGGCCTGCCGATCCTCGGCACCCTGGACGATGCGCCGACAGTGGTCCGGGAGACGGCAGCCAAGCTGCTGGTGATCGCCATCCCGTCGCTGGACGCGGCGGGCATGCAGCGGATCGTCGCCATCTGCGAGAGCACCGGCGTGCCGTTCCGCACCGTGCCCAAGCTCAGCGACATCCTGCAGGGCCAGTCGCTGCCGGGGCAGCTGAAGGAAGTGGCGATCGAGGATCTGCTGGGCCGCAAGCCGATCATGCCGGACTGGAACCTGATCCGTGGCTGGCTGGGCGGGCGTACGGTGATGGTCACTGGTGCCGGCGGTTCGATCGGCTCCGAGCTTTGCCGCCAGTGCGCACGGCATGGTGCCGGCCGCATCATCCTGCTCGAGATCAGCGAACTGCTGCTGCTGACCATCGAAGGCGAGCTGCGGCGCAGCTTCCCCGATGTCGAGATCGAAGCGGTGCTGGGCGACTGCGGTGACCCGGCGGTGATCCGCCACGCCCTGTCGCTGCATCCGGTCGACACCGCCTTCCATGCGGCTGCCTACAAGCACGTGCCGGTGCTGGAGCGGCAGCTGCGCGAAGCGGTGCGCAACAACATACTGGCCACCGAGAACGTGGCCCGCGCCTGCCTGGAAGCGCGCGTTGAGCATTTCGTGTTCATCTCCACCGACAAGGCGGTCGACCCGGTCAATGCACTGGGCGCCAGCAAGCGCTATGCGGAGATGATCTGCCAGAGCCTGGACCAGAAGTCCACGCATACCCGTTTCGTTACGGTGCGCTTCGGCAACGTGCTGGCCTCGGCCGGCAGCGTCGTGCCGCTGTTCCGCGAACAGATCCTGCGTGGCGGTCCGGTGACCGTCACCGACCCGGAAGTCAGTCGCTACTTCATGACCATCCCGGAGGCCTGCCAGCTGATCCTGCAGGCGGCCGCTTCGGCATCGCATGGTGCGATCTATACGCTCGACATGGGCGAGCCGGTGCCGATCCGCGTGCTGGCCGAGCAGATGATCCGCCTGGCCGGCAAGCAGCCGTACAAGGACATTCCGATCATCTACACCGGGCTGCGTCCGGGCGAGAAGCTGCACGAGACGCTGTTCTATTCGGACGAGGACTACCGTTCCACCGCGCACCCGAAGATTCTCGAGGCCGGTGTACGTACGTTCTCGCGTGACCTGGTGCTGGGCAATGTCCCGCGCCTGCGCGATGCCGTGGCTGGTTACGACACGACCAGCATCCAGGAGATCCTGTTCGCGACGATGCCGGAGTTCTCTCCCATCGAACAGGATGCTTACATTTCATCCGCTAAAGTCGTGCCCTTTCCGGCACGTGAGGCCAACAGGCACCAATGA
- the ndk gene encoding nucleoside-diphosphate kinase, whose protein sequence is MALERTLSIIKPDAVAKNVIGEIYARFEKAGLKVVAAKYKQLSRREAEGFYAVHRERPFFNALVEFMISGPVMIQALEGENAVLAHRDLLGATNPKEAAAGTIRADFAESIDANAAHGSDSVENAAIEIAYFFAATEVVSR, encoded by the coding sequence ATGGCGCTGGAGCGCACCCTTTCGATCATCAAGCCGGACGCCGTTGCCAAGAACGTCATCGGCGAAATCTACGCCCGCTTCGAGAAGGCCGGCCTGAAGGTCGTGGCCGCCAAGTACAAGCAGCTGTCGCGCCGTGAAGCCGAAGGCTTCTACGCCGTGCACCGCGAGCGTCCGTTCTTCAACGCGCTGGTCGAGTTCATGATCTCCGGCCCGGTGATGATCCAGGCCCTGGAAGGCGAGAACGCCGTCCTGGCCCACCGCGACCTGCTGGGCGCCACCAACCCGAAGGAAGCCGCTGCGGGCACCATCCGCGCCGACTTCGCCGAATCCATCGATGCCAACGCCGCCCACGGCTCGGACTCGGTCGAGAATGCCGCGATTGAAATCGCCTACTTCTTCGCCGCCACCGAAGTCGTTTCGCGCTGA
- a CDS encoding 3-hydroxyacyl-CoA dehydrogenase/enoyl-CoA hydratase family protein — protein MSNSLLVRRAAVLGAGVMGAQIAAHLTNAGVDTVLFDLPAKEGPADGIVLKAIANLGKLSPAPLASKSLAEAITPANYESGLEQLKDCDLIIEAIAERMDWKQDLYKKIAPFVADHAVLASNTSGLGINKLADVLPEQLRHRFCGVHFFNPPRYMHLAELIPATTTDAAVLEGLEEFLVTTLGKGVVYAKDTPNFIGNRIGVFSILSTIHHTQQFGLGFDEVDGLTGPLVGRPKSATYRTSDVVGLDTMAHVIKTMGDTLPNDPWHEFFKSPKWLDALISKGALGQKTGAGIFRKVGKDIVVLDLEKQDYRAADRTAAPEVVEILKIKNPAEKFAKLRESQHPQAQFLWATFRDLFHYSAYHLADIAETARDVDLAIRWGYGWSLGPFETWQAAGWKQVAQWIADDIVAGKSMSNAPLPDWVFDGRDGVHAAEGSYSPSRNAKLPRSSLPVYQRQRFPDPLLGEKFAPGETVFENDGLRMWHDGDGIAVVSFKTKMNTVSDQVLDGLQECVSRAEKDFQGLVIWQQKEPFSAGADLAGALGLLQAGKVDQFEEMVANFQRTSQRIKYSLVPVVAAVRGLALGGGCEFQMHSAKTVAFLESYIGLVEAGVGLLPAGGGLKELAVRASQAAGPGGDVFAELKKTFETVAMAKVSNSAVNAKELGLLRSTDKVVFNSYEALHIAKAEARALAEAGYRPPLPARRIQVAGDVGIATFKMMLVNMLEGRFISPYDYEIAERIATVLCGGKVDRGTLVDEEWLLTLERKHFVELAQQEKTQARIAHMLKTGKPLRN, from the coding sequence ATGTCCAATTCCCTGCTAGTCCGCCGCGCCGCCGTGCTGGGTGCCGGCGTCATGGGTGCCCAGATCGCCGCCCACCTCACCAACGCTGGCGTCGACACCGTGCTGTTCGACCTGCCCGCCAAGGAGGGTCCGGCTGACGGCATCGTGCTGAAGGCGATCGCCAACCTGGGCAAGCTGAGCCCGGCGCCGCTGGCCAGCAAGTCGCTGGCCGAAGCCATCACCCCGGCCAACTACGAGTCCGGCCTGGAGCAGCTGAAGGACTGCGACCTGATTATCGAGGCCATCGCCGAGCGCATGGACTGGAAGCAGGACCTGTACAAGAAGATCGCGCCGTTCGTGGCGGACCACGCGGTGCTGGCCTCCAACACCTCGGGCCTGGGCATCAACAAGCTGGCCGACGTGCTGCCCGAGCAGCTGCGCCACCGCTTCTGCGGCGTGCACTTCTTCAACCCGCCGCGCTACATGCACCTGGCCGAGCTGATCCCGGCCACCACCACCGACGCCGCCGTGCTGGAAGGCCTGGAAGAATTCCTGGTCACCACCCTGGGCAAGGGCGTGGTGTACGCCAAGGACACCCCGAACTTCATCGGCAACCGCATCGGCGTGTTCTCGATCCTGTCCACCATCCACCACACCCAGCAGTTCGGCCTGGGCTTCGATGAAGTGGACGGCCTGACCGGCCCGCTGGTCGGCCGCCCGAAGTCGGCCACCTACCGCACCTCCGACGTGGTCGGCCTGGACACCATGGCCCACGTCATCAAGACCATGGGCGACACCCTGCCCAACGACCCGTGGCATGAATTCTTCAAGTCGCCGAAGTGGCTGGACGCGCTGATCTCCAAGGGCGCGCTGGGCCAGAAGACCGGCGCCGGCATCTTCCGCAAGGTCGGCAAGGACATCGTCGTCCTCGACCTGGAAAAGCAGGACTACCGCGCTGCTGATCGCACCGCCGCACCGGAAGTGGTCGAGATCCTGAAGATCAAGAACCCGGCGGAGAAGTTCGCCAAGCTGCGCGAAAGCCAGCACCCGCAGGCGCAGTTCCTGTGGGCGACCTTCCGCGACCTGTTCCACTACAGCGCCTACCACCTGGCCGACATCGCCGAGACCGCGCGCGACGTCGACCTCGCCATCCGCTGGGGCTACGGCTGGTCGCTGGGCCCGTTCGAAACCTGGCAGGCCGCCGGCTGGAAGCAGGTGGCACAGTGGATTGCTGATGACATCGTCGCCGGCAAGAGCATGAGCAACGCCCCGCTGCCGGATTGGGTGTTCGATGGCCGCGACGGCGTGCACGCCGCCGAGGGCAGCTACAGCCCGTCGCGCAACGCCAAGCTACCGCGCTCGTCGCTGCCGGTGTATCAGCGCCAGCGCTTCCCCGATCCGCTGCTGGGCGAGAAGTTCGCGCCGGGCGAGACCGTGTTCGAGAACGACGGCCTGCGCATGTGGCACGACGGTGATGGCATCGCCGTGGTCAGCTTCAAGACCAAGATGAACACCGTGTCCGACCAGGTGCTCGACGGCCTGCAGGAATGTGTCAGCCGCGCCGAGAAGGACTTCCAGGGCCTGGTGATCTGGCAGCAGAAGGAACCCTTCTCCGCCGGTGCCGACCTGGCCGGTGCATTGGGCCTGCTGCAGGCCGGCAAGGTCGACCAGTTCGAAGAGATGGTCGCCAACTTCCAGCGCACCAGCCAGCGCATCAAGTACTCGCTGGTGCCGGTGGTGGCTGCCGTGCGTGGCCTGGCGCTGGGTGGTGGTTGCGAGTTCCAGATGCACAGCGCCAAGACCGTGGCCTTCCTGGAAAGCTACATCGGCCTGGTCGAGGCCGGCGTCGGCCTGCTGCCGGCCGGTGGTGGCCTGAAGGAACTGGCTGTGCGCGCCTCGCAGGCCGCAGGCCCGGGCGGTGACGTGTTCGCCGAACTGAAGAAGACCTTCGAAACCGTGGCGATGGCCAAGGTCTCCAACTCGGCGGTCAACGCCAAGGAACTGGGCCTGCTGCGCAGCACCGACAAGGTGGTGTTCAACAGCTACGAGGCCCTGCATATCGCCAAGGCCGAAGCGCGCGCCCTGGCCGAAGCGGGCTACCGTCCGCCGCTGCCGGCACGCCGCATCCAGGTGGCCGGCGACGTGGGTATCGCCACCTTCAAGATGATGCTGGTCAACATGCTGGAAGGCCGTTTCATCAGCCCGTACGACTACGAGATCGCCGAGCGCATCGCCACCGTGCTGTGCGGTGGCAAGGTCGACCGCGGCACCCTGGTGGACGAAGAGTGGCTGCTGACCCTGGAGCGCAAGCACTTCGTCGAACTGGCCCAGCAGGAAAAGACCCAGGCCCGCATCGCGCACATGCTGAAGACCGGCAAGCCGCTGCGTAACTGA
- the lapB gene encoding lipopolysaccharide assembly protein LapB encodes MDFVTEWFWFFLFVPLAALAGWVIGRRGGQRHGDSQVSRLSSTYFRGLNYLLNEQPDKAIELFLHIAELDKETFETQVALGHLFRRRGEVDRAIRLHQGLVNRHDLSDAQRVQALLALGEDYMKSGLLDRAETVFTELAQLDQRAPQALKHLIGIYQAERDWEKAIDNATRFEDVTGEPMGKLIGQFECELAERFRGAGKLEEARAAIARAYQADAMSVRAGIIEGRLETDAGNPEAAVRAFERAARNDPEYLPELLPALMQNYRKVGDLAGARAFLSEMTEHYRGIAPVLALTRLMEEQEGVAPARAYLGRQLKDRPSVRGESALIDLTLAEGADSTATLHDLKHITDQLLVRNPAYRCTRCGFGARTHHWQCPSCKEWGTVKPLLNYAVL; translated from the coding sequence ATGGATTTCGTCACCGAGTGGTTCTGGTTCTTCCTGTTCGTTCCGCTGGCCGCACTGGCCGGGTGGGTGATCGGACGGCGTGGTGGTCAACGCCACGGTGACAGCCAGGTCAGCCGCCTGTCCAGCACCTACTTCCGCGGCCTGAATTACCTGCTCAACGAGCAGCCGGACAAGGCCATCGAGCTGTTCCTGCACATCGCCGAGCTGGACAAGGAAACCTTCGAGACCCAGGTCGCGCTGGGCCACCTGTTCCGCCGCCGCGGCGAAGTCGACCGCGCCATCCGCCTGCACCAGGGCCTGGTCAACCGCCACGACCTCAGCGATGCGCAACGCGTGCAGGCGCTGCTGGCACTGGGCGAGGACTACATGAAGTCCGGCCTGCTGGACCGCGCCGAGACCGTGTTCACCGAACTGGCCCAGCTGGATCAGCGTGCTCCGCAGGCACTCAAGCACCTGATCGGTATCTACCAGGCCGAGCGCGACTGGGAAAAGGCGATCGACAACGCGACCCGTTTCGAGGACGTCACCGGCGAGCCGATGGGCAAGCTGATCGGGCAGTTCGAGTGCGAACTGGCCGAACGCTTCCGCGGTGCTGGCAAGCTGGAAGAGGCGAGGGCAGCGATTGCCCGGGCCTACCAGGCCGATGCGATGTCGGTACGTGCCGGCATCATTGAAGGACGCTTGGAAACCGATGCCGGCAATCCGGAAGCGGCCGTGCGCGCCTTCGAGCGTGCCGCGCGCAACGACCCCGAATACCTGCCGGAGCTGCTGCCGGCGCTGATGCAGAACTACCGCAAGGTCGGCGATCTGGCAGGCGCACGCGCGTTCCTGTCGGAGATGACCGAGCACTACCGCGGCATCGCCCCGGTGCTGGCGCTGACCCGCCTGATGGAAGAGCAGGAGGGCGTGGCCCCGGCCCGTGCCTACCTGGGCCGCCAGCTCAAGGATCGCCCGTCGGTGCGTGGCGAGTCCGCGCTGATCGACCTGACCCTGGCTGAAGGCGCCGATTCCACGGCGACCCTGCACGACCTGAAGCACATCACCGACCAGTTGCTGGTGCGCAATCCGGCCTATCGCTGCACCCGTTGTGGTTTCGGTGCGCGCACCCACCACTGGCAGTGCCCGAGCTGCAAGGAGTGGGGTACGGTCAAGCCGCTGCTGAACTACGCGGTGCTCTGA
- a CDS encoding acetyl-CoA C-acyltransferase, with translation MTKQIQDAYIVAATRTPVGKAPKGMFRNTRPDDMLAHVLRSVVAQAPGVDVNRIDDAIIGCAMPEAEQGMNVARIGVLLAGLPNTIAAQTVNRFCSSGLQAVAQAADAIRLGNADLMLAGGTESMSMVPMMGNKIAMAPSVFDNDHVAIAYGMGITAEKVAEEWKVSREDQDAFALASHQKAMAAIQNGEFKDEISPYEIVSHLPDLADGQRIITRNKIADTDEGPRPDSSAEGLAKLRPVFRNGQFGGTVTAGNSSQMSDGAGAVLLASEQAIKDYGLTPLARFVSFSVAGVRPEVMGIGPIAAIPKALKQAGLTQDQLDWIELNEAFAAQSLAVIRDCGLDPNKVNPLGGAIALGHPLGATGAIRTATLLHGLRRRQQKYGMVTMCIGTGMGAAGIFEAL, from the coding sequence ATGACCAAGCAAATCCAGGACGCCTACATCGTCGCCGCCACCCGTACCCCGGTTGGCAAGGCGCCCAAGGGCATGTTCCGCAACACCCGCCCCGACGACATGCTTGCGCACGTGCTGCGCAGCGTCGTCGCCCAGGCCCCGGGCGTGGACGTCAACCGCATCGATGACGCGATCATCGGCTGCGCCATGCCGGAAGCCGAGCAGGGCATGAACGTGGCGCGCATCGGCGTGCTGCTGGCTGGCCTGCCCAACACCATCGCCGCGCAGACCGTGAACCGCTTCTGCTCCTCCGGCCTGCAGGCCGTGGCGCAGGCCGCCGACGCGATCCGCCTGGGCAATGCCGACCTGATGCTGGCCGGTGGCACCGAATCGATGTCGATGGTGCCGATGATGGGCAACAAGATCGCCATGGCGCCGAGCGTGTTCGACAACGACCACGTCGCCATCGCCTACGGCATGGGCATCACCGCCGAAAAGGTGGCTGAAGAGTGGAAGGTCTCGCGTGAAGACCAGGACGCCTTCGCCCTGGCCTCGCACCAGAAGGCCATGGCCGCGATCCAGAACGGTGAGTTCAAGGACGAGATCAGCCCGTACGAAATCGTCTCGCACCTGCCTGACCTGGCCGACGGCCAGCGCATCATCACCCGCAACAAGATCGCCGACACCGACGAAGGCCCGCGCCCGGACTCTTCGGCTGAAGGCCTGGCCAAGCTGCGCCCGGTGTTCCGCAACGGCCAGTTCGGCGGCACCGTCACTGCTGGCAACTCGTCGCAGATGAGCGACGGCGCCGGTGCCGTGCTGCTGGCCTCGGAACAGGCGATCAAGGATTACGGCCTGACCCCGCTGGCTCGTTTCGTCAGCTTCTCGGTAGCCGGCGTGCGCCCGGAGGTGATGGGCATCGGCCCGATCGCCGCGATCCCGAAGGCACTGAAGCAGGCCGGCCTGACCCAGGACCAGCTGGACTGGATTGAACTGAACGAAGCCTTCGCCGCGCAGTCGCTGGCGGTGATCCGCGATTGCGGCCTGGACCCGAACAAGGTCAACCCGCTGGGTGGCGCGATTGCCCTGGGCCACCCGCTGGGTGCGACCGGCGCGATCCGTACCGCGACCCTGCTGCACGGCCTGCGCCGTCGCCAGCAGAAGTACGGCATGGTGACGATGTGCATCGGCACCGGCATGGGCGCAGCGGGTATTTTCGAGGCGCTGTAA
- a CDS encoding TetR family transcriptional regulator gives MAKPAHFSTKDRILGAAEELFAQHGFAGTSLRQVTSQADVNIAAVNYHFGSKENLVNEVFRRRMDEMTGARLSQLERARSEHPGQLRPVLAAFVEPALALAQDRQNGGAFVRVIARAYAEKNDNLRKFLSDHYGHVLRAFGKAIAECAPDLSKEELYWRLDFLAGSLTYAMADFGLIKRPAGVTEAAHRAHAAHELIHFAEAGFRAAARASALPASP, from the coding sequence ATGGCCAAACCCGCCCACTTCTCGACCAAGGACCGCATCCTCGGCGCGGCCGAGGAGCTGTTCGCACAGCACGGCTTCGCCGGCACGTCGCTGCGCCAGGTGACCAGCCAGGCCGACGTCAACATCGCTGCGGTCAACTACCACTTCGGCTCCAAGGAAAACCTGGTCAACGAGGTGTTCCGCCGCCGCATGGACGAGATGACCGGCGCCCGCCTGTCGCAGCTCGAGCGCGCCCGCAGCGAACACCCCGGGCAGCTGCGCCCGGTGCTGGCCGCCTTCGTCGAGCCGGCACTGGCGCTGGCCCAGGACCGCCAGAACGGCGGCGCCTTCGTGCGCGTGATCGCCCGCGCCTACGCGGAGAAGAACGACAACCTGCGCAAGTTCCTGTCCGACCACTACGGTCACGTGCTGCGTGCGTTCGGCAAGGCGATTGCCGAATGCGCACCCGACCTGAGCAAGGAAGAGCTGTACTGGCGCCTGGATTTCCTGGCCGGCTCGCTCACCTATGCCATGGCCGACTTCGGGCTGATCAAGCGTCCCGCCGGTGTCACCGAAGCGGCGCATCGTGCCCATGCCGCCCACGAACTGATCCATTTCGCCGAAGCCGGGTTCCGCGCCGCCGCACGCGCCAGCGCCCTGCCCGCTTCCCCTTGA